The Rhododendron vialii isolate Sample 1 chromosome 5a, ASM3025357v1 genome contains a region encoding:
- the LOC131326441 gene encoding uncharacterized protein LOC131326441 — MGVSPLSQFLLSLCQSSHWNYAVFWKVQHENGMLLTWEDGCYDDPKLRGSTDSILDHTCFNGSNKIFSSGCGSCGNDGISGEYSIGQVVADLAGVHYRLGEGVVGEVAYTGNHGWVLCEDIFSCEFESKEVPQFPYEWLVQFAAGIKTIVLIPVGPHGVLQLGALEKVAEDQALVACIKDKFNAYMIGMDFMEVRAQTSWPLTPAPLENLDELLTVTVDHMIDEDPKPGYGVKSTNNKLPTNNQTMPVCLVQDPFHISGEESLDIVKFTEENQFCFQSVDLMEVSKSLHQSLHDIELEMMGGSMVGFPTLEDDLQACLYSDIYNTAMNSLLGGDLVEQTFEDKDADNRGHEIVKTFFGFPTDCELHTALGPGLLEQEAKEYLWDPSLMNENAYYSSSKILNRDLSHGVEPSTGWFAKNEVAEHGSEAVVPDMHSSLNDELSNNSNDTKFSVTSLGQFAASKKAEIPSKEGAFVEEKRVPWSSKTTACDARARNAVIESPPTSFESMVSTLTEEEQQKKGYGCMQTRKGSKLSHAGKKRAKPGENKKPRPRDRQLIQDRVKELRELVPNGSKCSIDGLLDKTIKHMLFLRSVSDQADKLKHSVHQAVTGCKNVKSSDTKCNSQSGTSWAFELGSDVQVCPIVVEDLENPGQMLIEMLCDDHGLFLEIAEVIRRFDLTILKGAMESRGSNTWGHFVVEASMGFHRLDIFWPLMQLLQRTQSPISIKS; from the exons ATGGGGGTTTCCCCTCTGAGCCAGTTCCTGCTGAGTCTTTGCCAGAGTTCTCATTGGAATTATGCAGTATTTTGGAAGGTTCAGCATGAGAATGGGAT GCTTTTGACATGGGAAGATGGATGCTATGATGATCCAAAACTGAGAGGATCCACAGATAGCATACTGGATCATACATGCTTCAATGGATCCAACAAGATCTTCTCTTCTGGTTGTGGATCATGTGGAAATGATGGCATTTCAGGTGAATATTCAATTGGGCAAGTTGTGGCTGATTTGGCAGGTGTTCATTATCGATTGGGAGAAGG GGTTGTTGGTGAAGTGGCATATACGGGGAACCATGGCTGGGTGTTATGTGAAGATATATTTTCCTGTGAATTCGAATCCAAGGAGGTTCCTCAG TTTCCATATGAATGGCTAGTTCAGTTTGCTGCTGGTATTAAG ACAATTGTACTCATACCTGTTGGTCCACATGGAGTTTTGCAACTTGGTGCATTGGAAAAG GTTGCTGAGGATCAGGCTCTGGTTGCTTGTATAAAGGATAAGTTCAATGCCTACATGATTGGAATGGATTTCATGGAAGTTAGAGCTCAGACATCTTGGCCACTTACGCCTGCTCCCCTGGAGAACTTGGATGAGTTATTAACCGTTACAGTCGACCACATGATAGATGAAGATCCTAAGCCTGGTTATGGCGTCAAATCAACGAATAACAAATTGCCAACTAATAATCAAACGATGCCAGTGTGTCTGGTTCAAGATCCATTTCACATATCTGGAGAAGAATCACTAGATATTGTCAAATTTACGGAGGAAAATCAATTTTGCTTCCAATCAGTGGATTTAATGGAAGTATCAAAATCACTCCATCAATCACTACATGATATTGAGTTGGAGATGATGGGGGGTAGCATGGTTGGATTTCCGACTCTTGAAGATGATTTGCAAGCTTGCTTATATTCTGACATCTACAATACGGCTATGAACTCCTTGCTTGGTGGAGATTTGGTGGAACAAACATTTGAAGACAAGGATGCTGATAATAGGGGTCATGAAATTGTGAAAACTTTCTTCGGTTTTCCCACGGACTGTGAGCTCCACACAGCACTTGGACCTGGTTTGCTGGAGCAGGAGGCCAAGGAATATTTGTGGGATCCATCTCTCATGAATGAGAATGCATATTATAGTTCAAGTAAGATCTTGAATAGAGATCTCAGCCATGGTGTTGAGCCATCAACTGGATGGTTTGCCAAAAACGAAGTTGCAGAACATGGGTCGGAAGCTGTTGTTCCTGATATGCATAGCTCATTGAATGACGAGTTATCTAACAATTCAAATGATACCAAGTTTTCTGTTACATCATTGGGGCAATTTGCTGCATCCAAGAAAGCAGAAATTCCATCTAAAGAAGGTGCATTTGTGGAGGAGAAAAGGGTTCCATGGAGCTCTAAGACAACTGCATGTGATGCTAGGGCCCGAAATGCTGTTATTGAATCCCCTCCCACTTCATTTGAGAGCATGGTAAGCACATTGACTGAGGAAGAGCAGCAGAAGAAAGGGTATGGCTGCATGCAAACTAGGAAGGGGTCAAAGCTATCTCATGCAGGAAAAAAACGGGCCAAACCGGGTGAAAACAAGAAGCCAAGGCCAAGAGATAGGCAATTGATCCAGGATCGGGTGAAAGAGCTGCGGGAGCTTGTTCCAAATGGTTCAAAG TGTAGCATTGATGGCCTCCTTGATAAAACAATAAAGCACATGCTGTTCCTAAGAAGTGTTTCTGATCAGGCTGATAAACTAAAGCATTCGGTCCATCAAGCG GTAACGGGTTGTAAGAATGTGAAATCATCTGACACCAAGTGTAATAGTCAGAGTGGGACAAGCTGGGCTTTTGAACTGGGAAGCGATGTCCAAGTTTGCCCGATAGTTGTGGAAGATCTTGAAAACCCAGGACAAATGCTAATAGAG ATGCTATGTGATGATCATGGGCTCTTTCTAGAAATTGCTGAGGTAATCCGTCGTTTTGACTTGACCATCTTGAAGGGTGCGATGGAGAGCCGTGGGAGCAACACATGGGGCCACTTCGTTGTTGAG GCTTCAATGGGCTTCCACAGATTGGACATCTTCTGGCCGCTGATGCAACTACTGCAACGAACCCAGTCTCCGATTTCTATCAAGAGTTGA